GTATCGGGTGGCAGCGAACCACGGGGCACCACCGCCACATCATGAATATGGACCCAATGGACCTGGACGCCCCAGATCGCCACCTGATCTTGCATACGCTCCGCCAGCTCGCTGTTGATCACCTCCCAGCTCGTAGCCCCTTCCTCATAAGAGGAGGCTCCGTAGACCGGCGAGCGACGCGCCAGGAAATAGCCCACGCTGAAGGTCGAAGCCACCGCCTGGATTGTTGTCAGCAAGAGCTGCTGGAGGCTGGCCTCCCAATCGTTGACCTCGGTCACCGCCAGATGGGCATCTTCCGGCAACAGCTGATAGCAGACCGTCGCTGAGAGATAGACATCCTCCTCGGGGGTCAGATGGACCACCTGGGGCGGGCAGGTCCACTGCGTGCGCCGCGTATTCAGGCGCTGAGCCACCCGCTCCCAGGGCAGGAGCACATTCGGCCCCGGGAAGAGGGTGCGCCGATACTGCCCAAAGGCGAAAACCAGGTCGACATAGCCCTCGGGGACGGGATGGAGCAGATAGCGCAGCAGGAGGACCCCGCCTATGACCATCAGCACCAAGAGGATCAGACTGACTAAGGGACCGAAGAGCGCAAAGGAGCCAGCCACGAGGAATAACCCCACGCCGCAAGCCAGCGCCAGCGACCATAGCACCACGTTATCGGCGGCATAATACAACATGACGCCGTGCAGAATCGCGATCGCCAGCAGGATCAGAGCCGCCGGCAAGAGGCCAGCATGGGACAGGTACGCCTTCCCATGAAGAGCTGCCGGCACCAGGAGCAGGAAAGTCACAGAGCCAAATAGCAGTGGAAGGAACAGCGGAGAAAACTGCTTGAACGTCAGCCACAGCGTTTCAATGCGTGAGGAAGGATAGCCATCATCGGCCAGTCCTTCGGTATCTGCCTCTGTCTCAGGCAGAGGGGAAACGGATGGTGAGGCATCAGGGGCATGTGGGCCCGGGCGGGCGGCGGAAGCCGCCTGCGGCTCCTGGGCCGGGGCAGTCCAGACCGCGCTGGTCACGAGATCATCAGCCTGGCCCGGGTCCATCCATTGTGAAGACATAGACGCGCCTCCCTCTCTCAGCACCTGAAGAAGTTAATCCGCCCGTTGCTGATTACTAGTTGTATTGCCGCCGGTGCTGCAGCCCGACCTGCAGCCGCCCTGGGAGCCGCAGCGCGGACAAGGGCCAGCGCCCGAGCCCGAGCTACCGCAGCTACAGCTGCCACCAGCGCTGAAAGCCGCAGGCTCCTCCTGACGATGAGGATTGAGTCGGCAGGTCTGGCAACAACCGCCACCTGCGGATGAGGCACGCCCTGAACCTGGGCCAGGGCCTGGCTCTTGCTGCTGGGGGACAGGAACCTGGATCGTCGCCCCGCTCTCCAGCATGACCTCGACCGTTTCCTTGGGCACATTGATCGAAACCACCTTGCCGGGTCCACTGGGCGTCTCCAGGATCGTCCCGATCTGCGGCATACGCTTCTTGGCCTGAATATAGTTCTCATTCTCGTATGACAGGCAACAGAGCAACCGGCCACAGACTCCCGAAATCTTGGCAGGATTGAGGGGCAGCCCCTGCTCCTTAGCCATCTTGATGGAGATGATGCCGAAATCAGTGATCCAGGAGCTGCAGCAGAGCGTCTTGCCGCAGGGACCAACACCGCCCTGAAGCTTGGCCTGATCGCGAGCCCCGATCTGACGCAGCTCGATGCGGGTGCGAAAGGTAGCCGCCAGATCGCGCACCAGGGCCCGAAAGTCGACGCGCTCATCCGAGGTGAAATAGAACGTCAAACGGCTCCCATCAAAAGTATACTCCGCCTCCACCAATTTCATAGGAAGCTTGTGCTGAGCAATACGCTGCGCACAGCGGACCAGCGCCTCCTTCTCCTTACTTTTATAGGAGAGCATCATGCGCAGCTCTTCCTCGGTTGCCAGGCGGAGCACAGGTTTCAGGGGGTCGCTCAGCTCGCTTTCTGCCACCTTTTTTGCGGGGATCACTACGCGGCCCGCCTCCACCCCACGCACTGTCTCGACGATCACATACTGACCTGTGCGATAGGTCTGTCCCTGGGGATCAAAATAATAAATGCGCCCGGCGGGACGGAACCGGATACCAACAACCGTCACAACGTTCTCAGTAGCAGAAACTGTCGGCTGCATCGCTCCCGTCTGCTGCCCTTCTTCTTTTTCCTTCGTCTCGGCTGCTTCTGCTTCTCTCCCTCTCGCTCTCGCCTTGCTGACACGCCTCGCCCGGCGCCCTGGCCCCCGAGGGAGGAGGTGGACGGGACAGACAGCTGGCTCCCCCTAAGCCGACGCGACCTTACGGGACGCCCAACGAGGACAACCCAGAGGGGAGGGGGACGGCGGCAGTGCCGCCCCCGACTAGAGCCTTCTCTGTTCGCTCTGCTCTCATGCTTCTTCTGTCAGCCAGCCAGCTCGCTCGCTCGCTGCCGCCTGGAGAGAGCGCAA
The sequence above is a segment of the Thermogemmatispora onikobensis genome. Coding sequences within it:
- a CDS encoding SPFH domain-containing protein, producing MSSQWMDPGQADDLVTSAVWTAPAQEPQAASAARPGPHAPDASPSVSPLPETEADTEGLADDGYPSSRIETLWLTFKQFSPLFLPLLFGSVTFLLLVPAALHGKAYLSHAGLLPAALILLAIAILHGVMLYYAADNVVLWSLALACGVGLFLVAGSFALFGPLVSLILLVLMVIGGVLLLRYLLHPVPEGYVDLVFAFGQYRRTLFPGPNVLLPWERVAQRLNTRRTQWTCPPQVVHLTPEEDVYLSATVCYQLLPEDAHLAVTEVNDWEASLQQLLLTTIQAVASTFSVGYFLARRSPVYGASSYEEGATSWEVINSELAERMQDQVAIWGVQVHWVHIHDVAVVPRGSLPPDTDAMEAVQASAGTVNGTDGARGASPAAAGAGAGQSLAATARAADPSPGPALGKASAGASESGKAAAAPSSPRTLKEEILVSTYNAVREGRITDPETIASFAARFEAVANDPELSRLVSFDAARAARALRQRAELIREQQQRMRAYAPQYADQTELERPGRD
- a CDS encoding PSP1 domain-containing protein, encoding MQPTVSATENVVTVVGIRFRPAGRIYYFDPQGQTYRTGQYVIVETVRGVEAGRVVIPAKKVAESELSDPLKPVLRLATEEELRMMLSYKSKEKEALVRCAQRIAQHKLPMKLVEAEYTFDGSRLTFYFTSDERVDFRALVRDLAATFRTRIELRQIGARDQAKLQGGVGPCGKTLCCSSWITDFGIISIKMAKEQGLPLNPAKISGVCGRLLCCLSYENENYIQAKKRMPQIGTILETPSGPGKVVSINVPKETVEVMLESGATIQVPVPQQQEPGPGPGSGRASSAGGGCCQTCRLNPHRQEEPAAFSAGGSCSCGSSGSGAGPCPRCGSQGGCRSGCSTGGNTTSNQQRAD